A stretch of Rhabdothermincola salaria DNA encodes these proteins:
- the nuoH gene encoding NADH-quinone oxidoreductase subunit NuoH, producing MTLLLAAFDPPYWLSTVIKVLVVSAVVPTTALILGMVFLFKVMSWMQSRLGPQEAGPRGTLQLLADGVKFLQKEDLMPNGADKFVFRAAPIVVLVSTLLVYVAIPASPNLVVEDLDTGIFFVLAVSSLSVIGVLMAGWASANKYSLIGALRAAGQLIAYELPLVLAVVGVVIQAGTLSLNGIVFAQADGEIFGWGGIGNPFILTQFVGFVIFLAAVQAELTQPPFDMPVAESEIVGGYQVEYSGFRFLLFFLAEFATAFAFAAIASVLFLGGWAVPWLSTSSDWYYVLGPIVLFAKVMLVSFIIFWVRFTYPRFREDQLQSFAWKVLIPISLVNILVTGVLKVVL from the coding sequence ATGACCCTCCTCCTCGCCGCGTTCGACCCGCCCTACTGGCTGTCGACCGTCATCAAGGTCCTCGTGGTCAGCGCGGTGGTCCCCACCACCGCCCTCATCCTCGGCATGGTCTTCCTCTTCAAGGTCATGAGTTGGATGCAGAGCCGCCTCGGGCCTCAGGAAGCCGGCCCTCGTGGCACCCTGCAGCTGCTCGCCGACGGCGTGAAGTTCCTCCAGAAGGAGGACCTCATGCCCAACGGGGCCGACAAGTTCGTCTTCCGGGCCGCACCGATCGTCGTTCTCGTCTCGACGCTGCTCGTCTACGTGGCCATCCCCGCCTCACCGAACCTCGTCGTCGAAGACCTCGACACCGGCATCTTCTTCGTGCTGGCGGTCTCGTCGCTGTCGGTCATCGGCGTGCTGATGGCCGGTTGGGCCTCGGCCAACAAGTACTCCCTCATCGGTGCGCTCCGTGCCGCCGGGCAGCTCATCGCCTACGAGCTCCCGCTCGTGCTGGCGGTCGTCGGTGTGGTCATCCAGGCCGGCACCCTCAGCCTCAACGGCATCGTGTTCGCCCAGGCCGACGGCGAGATCTTCGGCTGGGGCGGCATCGGCAACCCGTTCATCCTCACCCAGTTCGTCGGGTTCGTGATCTTCCTCGCCGCCGTGCAGGCCGAGCTCACCCAGCCCCCCTTCGACATGCCGGTGGCCGAGTCCGAGATCGTCGGCGGCTACCAGGTCGAGTACTCGGGCTTCCGGTTCCTGTTGTTCTTCCTCGCCGAGTTCGCCACCGCCTTCGCCTTCGCGGCGATCGCATCGGTGCTCTTCCTCGGTGGCTGGGCGGTCCCGTGGCTCTCGACCTCGAGCGACTGGTACTACGTCCTCGGGCCCATCGTGCTGTTCGCCAAGGTGATGCTCGTGTCGTTCATCATCTTCTGGGTCCGCTTCACCTACCCCCGCTTCCGTGAGGACCAGCTGCAGTCCTTCGCCTGGAAGGTGCTGATCCCCATCTCACTCGTGAACATCCTCGTGACCGGCGTGCTCAAGGTGGTGCTCTAG
- a CDS encoding NADH-quinone oxidoreductase subunit C, with the protein MSSADTSTETEAPEEEAPLVDEPREALLGQITAALGDAVVGSHIRPLDDLWVRVDRDAWPQAAAELKALGYDFFDYLSAIDWLPSPYGRDMDAQEDLAVHGGEPKDPGPLQQGYAGGDTRFQVIGRLYSIAAGMGVHLKADIADDDLRIGSWTPHFRGANWHERECFEMFGITFDGHPNLIKLYLPADFQGHPLRKDFPLLSRRVRPWPGIVDVEPLPGEGDDEGEGE; encoded by the coding sequence TTGTCGTCGGCTGACACGTCCACCGAGACCGAGGCGCCCGAGGAAGAGGCGCCGCTCGTCGACGAGCCCCGTGAGGCCCTCCTGGGCCAGATCACCGCGGCCCTCGGCGACGCCGTCGTCGGCTCCCACATCCGTCCTCTCGACGACCTCTGGGTTCGCGTCGACCGCGACGCCTGGCCCCAGGCCGCGGCCGAGCTCAAGGCCCTGGGCTACGACTTCTTCGACTACCTCTCCGCCATCGACTGGCTGCCCTCGCCCTACGGGCGCGACATGGACGCCCAGGAGGACCTGGCGGTCCACGGCGGCGAGCCCAAGGATCCCGGGCCCCTGCAGCAGGGCTACGCCGGCGGCGACACCCGCTTCCAGGTCATCGGCCGGCTCTACTCCATCGCCGCCGGCATGGGCGTGCACCTCAAGGCCGACATCGCCGACGACGACCTGCGCATCGGCAGCTGGACCCCGCACTTCCGGGGGGCCAACTGGCACGAGCGCGAGTGCTTCGAGATGTTCGGCATCACCTTCGACGGGCACCCCAACCTGATCAAGCTGTACCTCCCGGCCGACTTCCAGGGGCACCCCCTGCGCAAGGACTTCCCGCTGCTGAGCCGCCGGGTGCGTCCGTGGCCGGGCATCGTCGACGTGGAGCCGCTGCCCGGTGAGGGCGACGACGAGGGAGAGGGCGAATGA
- a CDS encoding NuoI/complex I 23 kDa subunit family protein has protein sequence MPQVPGLIKGLGVTFGEMVKTLTSGPQTTLYPHEKELPAPRARGVISLKEENCTACMLCARECPDWCIFIEAHKYLAPPRREGGKPRQKNALDRFDIDFALCMYCGICVEVCPFEALFWSPEYEYSEVRIADLLHDKTRLGQWMQTVPDFPAYEAGSEAKVKKVPRD, from the coding sequence ATGCCTCAGGTCCCAGGTCTGATCAAGGGCCTCGGTGTCACGTTCGGTGAGATGGTCAAGACCCTCACCTCGGGCCCCCAGACCACGCTCTACCCCCACGAGAAGGAGCTCCCCGCGCCGCGTGCGCGGGGTGTGATCTCGCTCAAGGAGGAGAACTGCACCGCGTGCATGCTGTGCGCTCGCGAGTGCCCCGACTGGTGCATCTTCATCGAGGCCCACAAGTACCTCGCGCCTCCGCGCCGTGAGGGCGGCAAGCCCCGCCAGAAGAACGCCCTCGACCGCTTCGACATCGACTTCGCCCTGTGCATGTACTGCGGCATCTGCGTCGAGGTCTGCCCCTTCGAGGCCCTCTTCTGGAGCCCCGAGTACGAGTACTCCGAGGTCCGCATCGCCGACCTGCTCCACGACAAGACCCGCTTGGGCCAGTGGATGCAGACCGTCCCGGACTTCCCCGCCTACGAGGCCGGCTCCGAGGCCAAGGTCAAGAAGGTGCCTCGAGACTGA
- a CDS encoding NADH-quinone oxidoreductase subunit A, with amino-acid sequence MSEYSDFVRQYLTVAIFAGVGVGLAAGLLGLGRILRPTRPQEQKYLTYESGVDAVGTAWSQSQIRYYVFALMFVIFDVEAVFIFPWATRLEVYGWFGLVAMGSVIVLLALGLLHAWRKGVIRWA; translated from the coding sequence ATGTCTGAGTACTCCGATTTCGTGCGGCAGTACCTGACGGTCGCCATCTTCGCAGGTGTCGGCGTCGGTCTGGCCGCGGGGCTCCTGGGCCTCGGTCGCATCCTGCGACCGACCCGCCCCCAGGAGCAGAAGTACCTGACCTACGAGTCGGGCGTCGACGCCGTGGGCACCGCCTGGTCGCAGAGCCAGATCCGCTACTACGTCTTCGCCCTCATGTTCGTCATCTTCGACGTCGAAGCGGTGTTCATCTTCCCGTGGGCCACCCGTCTCGAGGTCTACGGCTGGTTCGGCCTGGTGGCCATGGGCTCGGTCATCGTGCTGCTCGCCCTGGGCCTGCTCCACGCCTGGCGCAAGGGGGTCATCCGATGGGCCTAG
- a CDS encoding NADH-quinone oxidoreductase subunit N, giving the protein MSALATFFAQASSVPGDQIVEVQGPSVDWRGLLPLIVLMVGALLMLTLSSVLRSRTPRSFYAIATVVVASVAAIATIPLWARVQGWEKVLWWDNGAEVMGPFSTVGGMVGIDGFGLFVTVVVCMAVILTALLADDYLRREGLDEGPALYVLMLLSASGGVMMATANDLLVVFLGLETLSIAVYVLAAMHLRRAQSQESGLKYFVLGSFSSAFFLYGVALVYGATGSTNLIAIKDFMAQVVPAENGLLLLGLALMLVGLAFKVSAVPFHAWSPDVYDGAPSPVVAFMASGVKAAAFAGLVRVFVLTFENYGTTWKPIVYALAILSMVLGAALAIVQSNVKRMMAYSSISHAGFILMAVEAGSADGTAAVLFYLATYTFMVAGSFGVITVVGRRGDGRHELADYRGLARTNPLLAAAFTLLLFAQAGVPFTAGFFAKFYAVTAAVDASSIPLALVAMVSAVIAAFLYLRIVVAMFMSGADDGDDGTVPTRAQRLPIPAGAGLAIGLCVVVTVLYGILPDALVQPAREGQPALVQVDDTDQGVVAPTGP; this is encoded by the coding sequence ATGAGCGCACTCGCCACCTTCTTCGCCCAGGCCTCGTCGGTCCCGGGGGACCAGATCGTCGAGGTGCAGGGACCATCCGTCGACTGGCGGGGCCTGTTGCCCCTCATCGTGCTCATGGTGGGCGCCCTGTTGATGCTCACTCTCTCCTCGGTGCTGCGCAGCCGGACCCCCCGCTCCTTCTACGCCATCGCCACCGTCGTCGTGGCGTCCGTGGCGGCCATCGCCACCATCCCCCTATGGGCTCGCGTCCAGGGCTGGGAGAAGGTGCTGTGGTGGGACAACGGCGCCGAGGTCATGGGGCCGTTCAGCACGGTCGGTGGCATGGTGGGCATCGACGGCTTCGGGCTCTTCGTCACCGTCGTCGTGTGCATGGCGGTCATCCTGACGGCCCTGCTGGCCGACGACTACCTGCGCCGCGAAGGCCTCGACGAGGGCCCCGCGCTCTACGTGCTCATGCTGCTCTCGGCCAGCGGCGGCGTCATGATGGCCACGGCCAACGACCTGTTGGTCGTGTTCCTCGGCCTCGAGACGCTCTCCATCGCCGTGTACGTGCTGGCCGCCATGCACCTGCGCCGGGCCCAGTCCCAGGAGTCGGGCCTCAAGTACTTCGTGCTGGGCTCGTTCTCCTCGGCGTTCTTCCTCTACGGCGTCGCCCTGGTCTACGGGGCCACCGGGTCCACCAACCTCATCGCCATCAAGGACTTCATGGCCCAGGTGGTGCCCGCCGAGAACGGGTTGCTCCTGCTCGGCCTGGCCCTGATGCTCGTCGGTCTGGCCTTCAAGGTCTCCGCCGTGCCGTTCCACGCCTGGAGCCCCGACGTCTACGACGGCGCCCCGTCGCCGGTCGTGGCCTTCATGGCCTCGGGCGTCAAGGCGGCGGCCTTCGCCGGGCTGGTGCGGGTGTTCGTCCTCACCTTCGAGAACTACGGCACCACCTGGAAGCCGATCGTCTACGCGCTGGCGATCCTGTCGATGGTGCTGGGCGCCGCCCTCGCCATCGTGCAGAGCAACGTCAAGCGCATGATGGCGTACTCGTCCATCAGCCACGCCGGCTTCATCCTCATGGCGGTCGAGGCCGGCTCGGCCGACGGCACCGCCGCCGTGCTCTTCTACCTGGCCACCTACACCTTCATGGTGGCCGGCTCGTTCGGCGTCATCACGGTCGTCGGCCGTCGAGGCGACGGACGCCACGAGCTCGCCGACTACCGGGGCCTGGCCCGCACCAACCCGCTGCTGGCGGCGGCGTTCACGTTGTTGCTGTTCGCCCAGGCCGGTGTGCCGTTCACCGCCGGGTTCTTCGCCAAGTTCTACGCCGTCACCGCGGCGGTCGACGCCTCGTCGATCCCCTTGGCCCTCGTGGCCATGGTGTCAGCGGTCATCGCCGCCTTCTTGTACCTGCGCATCGTGGTGGCGATGTTCATGTCCGGCGCCGACGACGGCGACGACGGCACCGTGCCCACGCGAGCCCAGCGCCTCCCGATCCCAGCCGGCGCCGGTCTGGCCATCGGCCTCTGCGTCGTCGTCACGGTGCTCTACGGGATCCTGCCCGACGCCCTCGTCCAGCCCGCACGCGAAGGACAACCGGCACTGGTGCAGGTCGACGACACCGACCAGGGCGTCGTCGCTCCCACCGGCCCGTGA
- a CDS encoding NADH-quinone oxidoreductase subunit B, with amino-acid sequence MPKSIGKLLNMSRKYSIWAYQWGLACCAIEMGAAFASPRYDVMRLGVIPFPATPRQADLVVIAGTVTDKLSPAVLRLYEQMPDPKYVISMGSCANCGGPYWDSYSVTKGVDQIIPVDVYVPGCPPRPEALLEGVVLLQERILNEDMSARWKGDPIVVG; translated from the coding sequence ATGCCGAAGTCCATCGGCAAGCTCCTGAACATGAGCCGCAAGTACTCCATCTGGGCGTACCAGTGGGGTCTGGCGTGCTGCGCCATCGAGATGGGGGCCGCCTTCGCCTCTCCCCGCTACGACGTGATGCGCCTCGGCGTCATCCCGTTCCCGGCCACGCCCCGGCAGGCCGACCTCGTCGTCATCGCCGGCACCGTCACCGACAAGCTCTCGCCGGCCGTGCTGCGCCTCTACGAGCAGATGCCCGACCCCAAGTACGTCATCTCCATGGGATCGTGCGCCAACTGCGGGGGCCCCTACTGGGACAGCTACTCGGTGACCAAGGGCGTCGACCAGATCATCCCCGTCGACGTCTACGTCCCCGGTTGCCCGCCTCGGCCCGAGGCCCTGCTCGAGGGTGTGGTCCTGCTCCAGGAGCGCATCTTGAACGAGGACATGTCCGCTCGTTGGAAGGGTGATCCGATTGTCGTCGGCTGA
- the nuoL gene encoding NADH-quinone oxidoreductase subunit L: MVELLWLIPALPLAGFLVLLFFGSRIGEPVAGWLATAAVAGSFVTAVVVFLGLRDQPGDLYELTLFEWIPAGTFQVDVGFLLDPLSMTMVLFVTGVASLIHLYSIGYMHGDSRFPRFFTYLNLFVFSMLMLVLGDNLILTFLGWEGVGACSYLLISFWFEKDANASAGKKAFITNRIGDWGFMVATFAAFFAFGTVKYTEMLPDAAGLAVSTATFIGVMLFIGAIGKSAQFPLFVWLPDAMAGPTPVSALIHAATMVTAGVYLLVRVNPILAAAADWLPTLIAWVGVLTALLAATIALAQTDIKKVLAYSTVSQLGYMFLAVGSGGYSAAIFMMIAHAFYKGLLFLAAGSVIHGMHEEQDIRRMGALRKVMPITGGMFLVGWLSLAAFPPLSGFWAKDDVLAFALHKSPVLYVLGLLAALLTALYITRETMMVFFGEARWGKSVDDELAAQAAHTGPGADGADGEVVVGEQGEANAVGEATVATETASGPDHAHAAPEPVPAHGVTPHESPWVMTVPLMVLAVCAAFAGLLNLPFNDSLKFLDHWLEPVIGENQAQFETSGVKLAFELGISAFLSATGIAIGYFTYIRHRFPATFIEQKLFLHGWYIDSSISRFMGGPGQRLFELAALFDRVVIDGAVNGVGRATRGGAARLRTVQNGYVRAYALMIAVGAVVVVAFVLTQVTF, translated from the coding sequence ATGGTCGAACTGCTCTGGCTGATCCCTGCCCTGCCGCTCGCCGGCTTCCTGGTCCTGCTGTTCTTCGGCTCGCGCATCGGTGAGCCCGTCGCCGGCTGGCTGGCCACGGCCGCCGTGGCCGGTTCGTTCGTCACGGCCGTGGTCGTGTTCCTCGGCCTGCGCGACCAGCCCGGCGACCTCTACGAGCTGACTCTCTTCGAGTGGATCCCGGCGGGCACCTTCCAGGTCGACGTGGGCTTCCTGCTCGACCCGCTCTCCATGACGATGGTGCTGTTCGTCACCGGGGTGGCCTCGCTGATCCACCTCTACTCCATCGGCTACATGCACGGTGACAGCCGGTTCCCCCGCTTCTTCACCTACCTGAACCTGTTCGTCTTCTCCATGCTGATGCTGGTGCTGGGCGACAACCTGATCCTCACCTTCCTGGGCTGGGAGGGCGTGGGCGCCTGTTCGTACCTGCTCATCTCGTTCTGGTTCGAGAAGGACGCCAACGCCAGCGCCGGCAAGAAGGCCTTCATCACCAACCGCATCGGCGACTGGGGCTTCATGGTGGCCACGTTCGCCGCCTTCTTCGCCTTCGGCACCGTCAAGTACACCGAGATGCTCCCCGATGCCGCCGGACTGGCCGTCAGCACGGCCACCTTCATCGGGGTGATGCTGTTCATCGGGGCCATCGGCAAGTCGGCCCAGTTCCCGCTCTTCGTGTGGCTCCCCGACGCCATGGCGGGTCCCACCCCCGTCTCGGCGCTCATCCACGCCGCCACCATGGTCACCGCCGGTGTCTACCTGCTGGTGCGGGTCAACCCCATCCTCGCCGCCGCGGCCGACTGGCTCCCCACCCTCATCGCCTGGGTCGGTGTGCTCACCGCCTTGTTGGCCGCCACCATCGCCCTGGCCCAGACCGACATCAAGAAGGTGCTGGCCTACTCCACCGTCAGCCAGCTCGGCTACATGTTCCTGGCCGTGGGCTCGGGTGGGTACTCGGCGGCCATCTTCATGATGATCGCCCACGCGTTCTACAAGGGCCTGCTCTTCCTCGCCGCCGGCTCGGTCATCCACGGCATGCACGAGGAGCAGGACATCCGCCGGATGGGCGCCCTGCGCAAGGTGATGCCCATCACCGGCGGGATGTTCCTCGTCGGCTGGCTCTCCCTCGCCGCCTTCCCGCCCCTGTCGGGCTTCTGGGCCAAGGACGACGTCCTCGCCTTCGCCCTGCACAAGAGCCCGGTCCTCTACGTGCTCGGCCTGCTCGCCGCCCTGCTCACCGCCCTCTACATCACCCGCGAGACCATGATGGTCTTCTTCGGGGAGGCCCGGTGGGGCAAGAGCGTCGACGACGAGCTGGCCGCCCAGGCCGCCCACACCGGCCCCGGTGCCGACGGTGCCGACGGCGAGGTCGTCGTCGGCGAGCAGGGCGAGGCCAACGCCGTGGGGGAGGCCACCGTGGCCACCGAGACGGCCTCGGGCCCCGACCACGCCCACGCCGCGCCCGAGCCGGTCCCGGCCCACGGGGTCACTCCCCACGAGTCGCCCTGGGTCATGACCGTGCCGCTGATGGTGCTGGCGGTGTGCGCCGCCTTCGCCGGCTTGCTCAACCTGCCGTTCAACGACTCGCTGAAGTTCCTCGACCACTGGCTCGAGCCGGTCATCGGTGAGAACCAGGCCCAGTTCGAGACCTCCGGAGTGAAGCTGGCCTTCGAGCTCGGCATCTCGGCGTTCCTGTCGGCCACCGGCATCGCCATCGGTTACTTCACCTACATCCGCCACCGGTTCCCGGCGACCTTCATCGAGCAGAAGCTGTTCCTGCACGGCTGGTACATCGACAGCTCGATCTCGCGCTTCATGGGCGGGCCCGGCCAGCGACTCTTCGAGCTGGCCGCCCTCTTCGACCGGGTGGTGATCGACGGCGCCGTCAATGGCGTCGGGCGGGCCACCCGCGGCGGTGCCGCCCGCCTGCGCACGGTCCAGAACGGCTACGTCCGCGCCTACGCCCTCATGATCGCCGTCGGCGCCGTGGTGGTCGTGGCCTTCGTCCTCACGCAGGTGACCTTCTAG
- a CDS encoding complex I subunit 4 family protein — translation MLSASLFAAESPSFPILPALILVPFVGALAIALIPRSRPELHRQVAVLASLLTGILAAVVVVQFDTADPGFQFTVSQTWVESLDIKFFLGVDGISLFLVALTGVLFPIALFAAKPDHDVKGYYGWLTVLMGGCMGAFLALDLFLFFLMFEITLIPLYMLIGKWGHGRRVYAATKFFLFTMLGSAFMLVSIVALAVLAGAGDDGGVSFDFTKIIASDSLATNTGRWLFLGMAVAFAVKVPSFPFHTWLPDAHTEAPTAGSIDLAGILLKLGTYGFLRFGLELFPEATVWFAPVMLTLGAIGIIYGGIVAAMQKNLKRLVAYSSVAHMGFAVMGLFALNVEGIEGSVLQMVNHGISTGALFILLGFLYKRRHTYEIAKLKGIAKVAPVYAGIFTVVMMSSIGVPGLNGFVGEYLILLGTFISHRWWAVVAAAGVIVAALYLLWAYQRVFHGEPDEDNKLFPDLDLSERLVMVPLLFLIVFLGVYPKPVLDRIEPSVKRVVARMEAEVPGFTQPVTQDGRELEIVVEGDGAADDHSALAEESDR, via the coding sequence GTGCTGAGCGCCTCTCTCTTCGCGGCGGAATCGCCGAGCTTCCCGATCCTCCCGGCCCTCATCCTGGTGCCGTTCGTCGGGGCGCTGGCGATCGCGCTCATCCCCCGATCCCGGCCGGAGCTGCACCGCCAGGTGGCCGTGCTGGCCTCGCTGCTCACCGGCATCCTGGCCGCCGTCGTCGTCGTCCAGTTCGACACCGCCGACCCCGGCTTCCAGTTCACCGTGAGCCAGACCTGGGTCGAGTCCCTCGACATCAAGTTCTTCCTCGGCGTCGACGGCATCTCGCTGTTCCTCGTGGCCCTCACCGGCGTGCTGTTCCCCATCGCGCTGTTCGCGGCCAAGCCCGACCACGACGTCAAGGGCTACTACGGCTGGCTCACCGTGCTCATGGGCGGGTGCATGGGGGCGTTCCTCGCCCTCGACCTGTTCCTGTTCTTCTTGATGTTCGAGATCACCCTGATCCCGCTCTACATGCTCATCGGCAAGTGGGGCCACGGCCGCCGGGTGTACGCCGCCACCAAGTTCTTCTTGTTCACCATGCTGGGCTCGGCCTTCATGCTGGTGTCCATCGTGGCCCTCGCCGTGCTGGCCGGGGCCGGCGACGACGGTGGGGTGAGCTTCGACTTCACCAAGATCATCGCCAGCGACTCGCTGGCCACCAACACCGGACGGTGGCTGTTCCTCGGCATGGCAGTGGCCTTCGCCGTCAAGGTCCCGTCGTTCCCCTTCCACACCTGGCTCCCCGACGCCCACACCGAGGCCCCCACCGCCGGCTCCATCGACCTGGCCGGCATCCTGCTCAAGCTCGGCACGTACGGCTTCCTGCGCTTCGGCCTCGAGCTCTTCCCCGAGGCCACCGTGTGGTTCGCGCCGGTCATGCTCACCCTGGGCGCCATCGGCATCATCTACGGCGGCATCGTCGCCGCCATGCAGAAGAACCTCAAGCGCCTCGTCGCCTACTCGTCGGTGGCCCACATGGGCTTCGCCGTCATGGGGCTGTTCGCCCTCAACGTGGAGGGCATCGAGGGCTCGGTGCTGCAGATGGTCAACCACGGCATCAGCACCGGTGCGCTGTTCATCCTGCTCGGCTTCCTCTACAAGCGCCGCCACACCTACGAGATCGCCAAGCTCAAGGGCATCGCCAAGGTGGCCCCCGTCTACGCGGGCATCTTCACCGTCGTGATGATGTCCTCCATCGGTGTACCGGGCCTCAACGGCTTCGTGGGCGAGTACCTGATCCTGCTCGGCACCTTCATCTCCCACCGCTGGTGGGCCGTGGTGGCCGCCGCCGGCGTCATCGTCGCCGCCCTCTACCTGCTGTGGGCCTACCAGCGGGTCTTCCACGGCGAACCCGACGAGGACAACAAGCTCTTCCCGGACCTCGACCTCAGCGAACGCCTGGTCATGGTCCCGCTGCTGTTCCTGATCGTGTTCCTCGGCGTGTACCCCAAGCCCGTCCTCGACCGCATCGAACCATCGGTGAAGCGGGTCGTGGCCCGCATGGAGGCCGAGGTCCCGGGCTTCACCCAGCCGGTGACCCAGGACGGCCGTGAGCTCGAGATCGTCGTCGAGGGCGACGGCGCCGCCGACGACCACTCCGCCCTCGCCGAGGAGTCGGACCGATGA
- the nuoK gene encoding NADH-quinone oxidoreductase subunit NuoK gives MRNLDMAYLVLSAVLFGLGAVGLLVRRNPLVMIMCVELMLNAVNLSFVTFGVMLDDITGQVIVFFVLVVAAAEVVVGLGLVVAVVRRKPGATADDIRLLRG, from the coding sequence ATGCGCAACCTCGACATGGCCTACCTGGTGCTGTCGGCCGTGCTGTTCGGGCTCGGTGCGGTCGGACTGCTGGTGCGCCGCAACCCGCTCGTCATGATCATGTGCGTCGAGCTCATGCTCAACGCCGTCAACCTGTCCTTCGTCACGTTCGGCGTCATGCTCGACGACATCACCGGGCAGGTGATCGTCTTCTTCGTGTTGGTGGTCGCCGCCGCCGAGGTCGTCGTCGGGCTGGGGCTGGTCGTGGCCGTCGTCCGGCGCAAGCCCGGTGCCACCGCCGACGACATCAGACTGCTGAGGGGCTGA
- a CDS encoding NADH-quinone oxidoreductase subunit D — MTAISERDQLAYIASQAADARVNVELETEGMTLNLGPQHPATHGTLRIVAKLDGEEIITAEPIPGYMHRGYEKLTEVRTYPQVTALINRIDWLGSFANEVPFILAAEKLMEVEAPPQAQHIRTILFELARIANISLFLGDFGLQLGAMTMGFYAFRDREHVLNQIEAATGGRFHPNFDRIGGLKDDLPKGWIAETKAAMARLRAFCDETETLMMGNEIFQARTRGIGIIPADIALSYGLSGANLRGSGVDWDLRRDACPPGLAYDQADWKVWTHPDGDCYARTWVRLQETREATLIVDQLLDSLPGGPVMAKVPRIIKVPEGEAYVETENPLGAMGYYVVSKGDLVPFRVKIRTPSFNNISIVPWVARGVYVPDLISILGSLYFILGDIDR, encoded by the coding sequence ATGACCGCCATCAGCGAGCGCGACCAGCTCGCCTACATCGCGTCGCAGGCCGCCGACGCCCGCGTCAACGTCGAGCTCGAGACCGAGGGCATGACCCTCAACCTGGGCCCGCAGCACCCGGCCACCCACGGCACCCTGCGCATCGTCGCCAAGCTCGACGGCGAGGAGATCATCACCGCCGAACCGATCCCGGGCTACATGCACCGCGGCTACGAGAAGCTCACCGAGGTCCGCACCTACCCGCAGGTCACGGCCCTCATCAACCGCATCGACTGGCTCGGCAGCTTCGCCAACGAGGTGCCATTCATCCTCGCCGCCGAAAAGCTGATGGAGGTCGAGGCCCCGCCGCAGGCCCAGCACATCCGCACCATCCTCTTCGAGCTGGCCCGCATCGCCAACATCTCGCTGTTCCTCGGCGACTTCGGCCTGCAGCTCGGGGCCATGACGATGGGCTTCTACGCCTTCCGTGACCGCGAGCACGTGCTCAACCAGATCGAGGCGGCCACCGGCGGTCGCTTCCATCCCAACTTCGACCGCATCGGCGGCCTCAAGGACGACCTGCCCAAGGGCTGGATCGCCGAGACCAAGGCCGCCATGGCGCGCCTCCGAGCCTTCTGCGACGAGACCGAGACCCTGATGATGGGCAACGAGATCTTCCAGGCTCGTACCCGCGGCATCGGCATCATCCCCGCCGACATCGCCCTCAGCTACGGGCTCTCCGGCGCCAACCTGCGCGGCTCGGGGGTCGACTGGGACCTGCGGCGCGACGCGTGCCCGCCCGGGCTGGCCTACGACCAGGCCGACTGGAAGGTCTGGACCCACCCCGACGGCGACTGCTACGCCCGCACGTGGGTGCGTCTGCAGGAGACCCGCGAAGCCACCCTCATCGTCGACCAGCTGCTCGACTCGCTGCCCGGCGGTCCGGTCATGGCCAAGGTGCCGCGCATCATCAAGGTGCCCGAGGGCGAAGCGTACGTCGAGACCGAGAACCCCCTCGGCGCCATGGGCTACTACGTCGTCTCCAAGGGTGACCTGGTCCCGTTCCGGGTCAAGATCCGCACGCCTTCGTTCAACAACATCTCCATCGTGCCGTGGGTGGCCCGGGGCGTCTACGTCCCCGACCTCATCTCGATCCTCGGCAGCCTCTACTTCATCCTGGGTGACATCGACCGATGA
- a CDS encoding NADH-quinone oxidoreductase subunit J family protein has protein sequence METAVFVICAVVVLAGGLGVIVSRNPVHSALSLVACLFGIAVLFLNQDAQLLAAVQVIVYTGAIVVLILFVLMLLGVDQEEDLTTEPLVGQRALAGLVGVVLVGAVLAVLVISGSDAVTGARSVTGALEEGAGNIAQIGRQLFTTYVFPLEITAGLLTIAVVGAVVLSRRPKDVEPIGEPASMTDQGDEPLTAPAEGDEH, from the coding sequence TTGGAAACCGCCGTCTTCGTCATCTGCGCGGTCGTCGTGTTGGCCGGTGGCCTCGGGGTCATCGTCTCGCGCAACCCCGTGCACTCGGCGCTCAGCCTGGTGGCCTGCCTGTTCGGCATCGCCGTGCTGTTCCTCAACCAGGACGCTCAGCTCCTGGCCGCCGTGCAGGTCATCGTCTACACCGGCGCCATCGTGGTGCTGATCCTGTTCGTGCTCATGCTCCTCGGCGTCGACCAGGAAGAGGACCTCACCACCGAACCCCTGGTGGGCCAGCGGGCGCTGGCGGGCCTGGTCGGGGTGGTCCTCGTCGGGGCGGTGCTCGCGGTGCTGGTCATCAGCGGCTCCGACGCCGTCACCGGGGCCCGGTCGGTCACCGGGGCCCTCGAGGAGGGTGCCGGCAACATCGCCCAGATCGGGCGCCAGCTGTTCACCACCTACGTCTTCCCGCTCGAGATCACCGCCGGGCTGCTCACCATTGCCGTGGTCGGCGCGGTCGTGCTCTCCCGTCGACCCAAGGACGTCGAGCCCATCGGTGAGCCGGCCTCCATGACCGACCAGGGCGACGAGCCGCTCACCGCCCCCGCCGAGGGAGACGAGCACTGA